In Bradyrhizobium sp. CCBAU 051011, the following are encoded in one genomic region:
- a CDS encoding malonyl-CoA synthase encodes MNTTANANLFSRLFDTLDDPNRLAIEMLDGTRISYGELIARAGQMANVLVSRGVKPGDRVAAQTEKSVPALILYLATVRAGAVYLPLNTAYTLNELDYFISDAEPSLVVCDPSKAEGIGTIAAKVKAKVETLGADGKGSLTDAAAKAGAAFATVARANDDLAAILYTSGTTGRSKGAMLTHDNLASNSYSLVDYWRFTDKDVLIHALPIYHTHGLFVASNVTLFARASMIFLPKLDPETMIKLMARATVMMGVPTFYTRLLQSPALSKESTKHMRLFISGSAPLLADTHREWSARTGHAVLERYGMTETNMNTSNPYDGERVPGAVGLPLPGVSVRVTDPETGKELARDEIGMIEVKGPNVFKGYWRMPEKTKSEFRDDGFFITGDLGKIDAKGYVHILGRGKDLVISGGFNVYPKEIESEIDAMPGVIESAVIGVPHADFGEGVTAVVVCNKNAGVTEAGVLKALDGRLAKFKMPKRVFVVDELPRNAMGKVQKNILRDTYKDIYAKA; translated from the coding sequence ATGAACACGACCGCCAACGCCAACCTGTTTTCCCGCCTGTTCGATACGCTCGACGATCCGAACCGGCTCGCGATCGAAATGCTCGACGGCACGCGCATCAGCTATGGCGAGCTGATCGCCCGCGCCGGTCAGATGGCGAATGTGCTGGTCTCGCGCGGCGTCAAGCCCGGTGACCGCGTCGCGGCGCAAACCGAAAAATCGGTGCCGGCGCTGATCCTCTACCTCGCGACGGTTCGCGCGGGCGCGGTCTATCTGCCGCTCAACACCGCCTATACGCTCAACGAGCTCGACTACTTCATCTCCGACGCCGAGCCGTCGCTGGTCGTCTGCGATCCCTCGAAGGCGGAAGGCATCGGTACGATCGCCGCCAAGGTGAAGGCCAAGGTCGAGACGCTCGGCGCCGACGGCAAGGGATCGCTGACGGATGCCGCGGCCAAGGCGGGGGCCGCGTTCGCGACCGTCGCCCGCGCCAATGACGACCTCGCCGCGATTCTCTACACGTCAGGCACCACCGGCCGCTCCAAGGGCGCGATGCTGACGCACGACAATCTCGCGTCAAACTCCTACAGCCTGGTCGACTACTGGCGCTTCACCGACAAGGACGTGCTGATCCACGCGCTGCCGATCTATCACACCCACGGCCTGTTCGTGGCGAGCAACGTCACTTTGTTCGCACGCGCCTCGATGATCTTCCTGCCAAAGCTCGACCCTGAAACGATGATCAAGCTGATGGCGCGCGCGACCGTCATGATGGGAGTGCCAACGTTCTACACGCGGCTGCTGCAGAGCCCGGCGCTGTCGAAGGAATCGACCAAGCACATGCGGCTGTTCATTTCGGGCTCCGCGCCGCTGCTCGCCGACACCCACCGCGAATGGTCCGCGCGCACCGGCCACGCCGTACTGGAACGCTACGGCATGACCGAAACCAACATGAACACGTCCAACCCCTATGACGGCGAGCGCGTGCCCGGCGCGGTCGGCCTTCCCCTGCCCGGCGTCTCCGTGCGCGTCACCGACCCCGAGACCGGCAAGGAGCTTGCGCGCGACGAGATCGGCATGATCGAGGTCAAGGGCCCCAACGTGTTCAAGGGCTATTGGCGGATGCCGGAAAAGACAAAATCCGAATTCCGCGACGACGGCTTCTTCATCACCGGCGATCTCGGCAAGATCGACGCCAAGGGCTATGTGCACATCCTCGGCCGCGGCAAGGACCTGGTGATATCAGGCGGCTTCAACGTCTACCCGAAAGAGATCGAGAGCGAGATCGACGCCATGCCGGGTGTGATCGAGTCCGCCGTGATCGGCGTGCCGCATGCCGATTTCGGCGAAGGCGTCACTGCGGTCGTGGTCTGCAACAAGAACGCAGGCGTCACCGAGGCCGGCGTGTTGAAGGCGCTCGATGGACGGCTGGCCAAATTCAAGATGCCGAAGCGCGTCTTCGTCGTCGACGAGCTGCCGCGCAACGCCATGGGCAAAGTGCAGAAGAATATTTTGCGGGATACCTATAAGGATATCTATGCGAAAGCGTAG
- a CDS encoding DUF3658 domain-containing protein: MNREQAKGILDHLLAAAFELDEARAAAEILEDQDEDAASLKRLIIKLNSELLQTAYDRFPGLIPFEEFPEISSSLCWDQVQLPPSVSVAEIDRIIFSVMKPRWQKMAMVVGNASVRSEAIEVPVSHEMFAARIQALAAAGRLENQGDLRRWRHSEIRLKAEPAPQ, encoded by the coding sequence ATGAACCGGGAACAGGCCAAAGGTATTCTTGACCACCTGCTCGCGGCCGCATTCGAACTCGACGAAGCGAGGGCAGCAGCAGAGATTCTTGAAGATCAAGATGAGGATGCCGCCTCGCTCAAGAGGCTTATCATCAAGCTCAATTCCGAACTGCTGCAGACGGCCTATGATCGCTTTCCAGGTCTCATCCCGTTCGAAGAATTTCCCGAAATCAGCAGCTCGCTCTGTTGGGATCAAGTACAGCTTCCGCCTTCTGTATCGGTGGCCGAGATCGACCGGATCATCTTCTCCGTCATGAAGCCGCGATGGCAGAAAATGGCCATGGTGGTTGGCAATGCGTCCGTGCGGAGCGAGGCGATCGAGGTGCCGGTCAGCCACGAAATGTTCGCTGCTCGCATCCAGGCTTTGGCTGCGGCCGGCCGTCTCGAGAATCAGGGCGACCTCCGTAGATGGCGCCATAGCGAGATCAGATTGAAGGCTGAACCTGCGCCTCAGTAG
- a CDS encoding sulfite exporter TauE/SafE family protein, which translates to MIAGLDPRELIELALLLIAVGALSGFLAGVFGIGGGAILVPVFYECFRLAGVPLEVRMPLCIGTSLAIIIPTSLASFRAHYKRGAVDMGILRRWWLPIVLGVVAGSVTARFAPERLFKIVFVVVAWSAAARLLLSRETWKLGDDVPKGFLMRVYGFFVGLLSTLMGVGGGLFANLLMTFYGRPIHQAVATSSAIAVLISIPGAIGYVYAGWPAAARFPDVAALQLPFSLGYVSLIGALLVMPTTLVTAPLGVKVAHALSKRALEAAFSTYMFIVGGRFVISLLNGQ; encoded by the coding sequence ATGATCGCCGGCCTCGATCCGAGAGAACTCATCGAACTCGCATTGCTGCTGATCGCAGTCGGGGCGCTGTCGGGGTTTCTTGCCGGCGTGTTCGGTATCGGCGGCGGTGCGATCCTGGTCCCGGTTTTTTATGAATGCTTCCGCCTCGCCGGCGTCCCGCTGGAAGTACGGATGCCGCTCTGCATCGGTACTTCGCTCGCCATCATCATCCCGACCTCGCTCGCTTCGTTTCGCGCCCATTACAAAAGGGGCGCGGTCGACATGGGCATTCTCAGGCGCTGGTGGCTGCCGATCGTGCTTGGTGTTGTGGCCGGCAGCGTCACGGCGCGCTTTGCGCCGGAGCGGCTGTTCAAGATCGTGTTCGTGGTAGTGGCGTGGTCGGCGGCGGCGCGGCTGTTGCTGTCGCGGGAAACCTGGAAGCTCGGCGACGACGTGCCGAAGGGCTTTCTGATGCGCGTTTACGGCTTCTTCGTCGGGTTGTTGTCGACCTTGATGGGCGTGGGCGGTGGCTTGTTCGCGAACCTCTTGATGACCTTCTACGGCCGGCCGATCCATCAGGCGGTCGCGACCTCGTCGGCGATTGCAGTACTGATCTCGATTCCCGGTGCGATCGGCTATGTCTACGCCGGCTGGCCGGCCGCCGCGCGCTTTCCCGATGTCGCCGCGCTGCAGCTTCCATTCTCGCTCGGCTATGTCTCGCTGATCGGCGCGCTGTTGGTGATGCCGACCACGCTTGTTACGGCACCGCTCGGGGTGAAGGTGGCGCATGCATTGTCGAAACGCGCGCTGGAGGCGGCGTTCAGCACCTATATGTTCATCGTCGGCGGAAGGTTCGTGATCAGCTTGTTGAACGGGCAGTAG
- the sdhC gene encoding succinate dehydrogenase, cytochrome b556 subunit, whose amino-acid sequence MTARIERPISPHLQTYRVTLTMALSVIHRATGIALYFGTLLLSWWLIAAASGPGAYANVQAFTGSIIGKLIVFGYTWALLHHLCSGFRYFFWDLGYGFKANEREALTWGALIAGISLTVLVWIVAYTVGGGR is encoded by the coding sequence ATGACCGCCAGGATCGAACGACCGATATCGCCCCATTTGCAGACCTATCGCGTGACCCTGACGATGGCGCTGTCCGTCATCCATCGCGCCACCGGTATTGCGCTCTATTTCGGTACCCTGCTGCTGTCCTGGTGGCTGATCGCCGCCGCCTCCGGGCCCGGGGCCTATGCCAATGTCCAGGCCTTCACCGGCAGCATCATCGGCAAGCTGATCGTGTTCGGCTACACGTGGGCGCTGCTGCATCATCTGTGCAGCGGTTTCCGCTACTTCTTCTGGGACCTCGGCTACGGCTTCAAGGCCAATGAGCGCGAGGCGCTGACCTGGGGCGCGCTGATCGCGGGCATTTCGCTGACCGTCCTTGTCTGGATCGTCGCGTATACGGTCGGAGGCGGACGATGA
- the sdhD gene encoding succinate dehydrogenase, hydrophobic membrane anchor protein gives MRTPLGRVRNLGSSHSGTSDFWRQRLTAVAMALLILPVIVIVLMLIGRNQAGAAQILGSLPIAIILVLFIIASAWHMKIGMQIVIEDYIHNEKLKLASVMANNFFCIAVALASIYAIIKLSSGV, from the coding sequence ATGCGCACGCCGCTCGGCCGGGTCCGCAATCTCGGTTCCTCGCATTCCGGCACCAGCGATTTCTGGCGCCAGCGTCTCACCGCGGTGGCGATGGCGCTCCTGATCCTGCCCGTTATCGTCATCGTGCTGATGCTGATCGGCCGCAACCAGGCGGGTGCGGCGCAAATTCTCGGCTCGTTGCCGATCGCGATCATCCTGGTCCTCTTCATCATCGCCAGCGCCTGGCACATGAAGATCGGCATGCAGATCGTGATCGAGGATTATATCCACAACGAGAAGCTCAAGCTCGCCAGCGTGATGGCGAACAATTTCTTCTGTATCGCGGTGGCGCTTGCCTCGATTTACGCGATCATCAAACTGTCATCGGGAGTGTAG
- the sdhA gene encoding succinate dehydrogenase flavoprotein subunit, translated as MAADGNGKATNGSGPATNGKAYPIEDHTYDVVVVGAGGAGLRAVVGCSEAGLRTACITKVFPTRSHTVAAQGGISASLGNMHPDDWRWHMYDTVKGSDWLGDQDAIEYMVRNAPEAVYELEHWGVPFSRTEDGKIYQRPFGGMTMDYGKGQAQRTCAAADRTGHAMLHTMYGQALRHSAEFYIEFFAIDLIMDDQGVCRGVIALKLDDGTLHRFRAQTTILATGGYGRAYASCTSAHTCTGDGGGMVLRAGLPLQDMEFIQFHPTGIYGSGCLVTEGARGEGGYLVNSEGERFMERYAPSAKDLASRDVVSRSMTIEIREGRGVGKKKDHIYLHLDHLDPKVLNERLPGISESAKIFANVDVTREPIPIVPTVHYNMGGIPTNYHAEVLTKRDGDDNAVVPGLMAIGEAACVSVHGANRLGSNSLIDLVVFGRAAALRLAEKLTPNGKQPDLPKDSSDLALGRLDHYRYASGGTPTAKLREGMQHVMQSNCAVFRTGEILHEGQNLIHKVHGGIGDVATTDRSLVWNSDLIETLEFDNLIVQAVVTMDSAANRTESRGAHAREDFSERDDKNWMKHTLAWIDDHGNTTIDYRPVHNYTMTNDVQYIPPKARVY; from the coding sequence ATGGCTGCTGACGGCAACGGCAAGGCTACCAACGGCAGTGGCCCGGCCACCAACGGAAAAGCCTATCCGATCGAGGACCACACCTACGACGTGGTGGTGGTCGGTGCCGGCGGCGCCGGCTTGCGCGCCGTGGTCGGCTGCTCGGAAGCCGGCCTGCGCACCGCCTGCATCACCAAGGTGTTCCCGACCCGCTCGCATACGGTCGCCGCGCAAGGCGGCATCTCGGCCTCGCTCGGCAACATGCATCCGGACGACTGGCGCTGGCACATGTACGACACGGTCAAGGGGTCGGACTGGCTCGGCGACCAGGACGCGATCGAATACATGGTGCGCAACGCGCCCGAAGCCGTCTACGAGCTGGAGCATTGGGGCGTGCCGTTCTCGCGCACCGAGGACGGCAAGATCTACCAGCGCCCGTTCGGCGGCATGACCATGGACTACGGCAAGGGCCAGGCCCAGCGCACCTGCGCCGCCGCCGACCGCACCGGCCACGCCATGCTGCACACGATGTACGGTCAGGCGCTGCGCCACTCGGCCGAATTCTACATCGAATTCTTCGCCATCGATCTGATCATGGACGACCAGGGCGTCTGCCGCGGCGTGATCGCGCTCAAGCTCGATGACGGCACGCTGCATCGCTTCCGCGCCCAGACCACCATCCTTGCCACCGGCGGCTATGGCCGCGCCTACGCCTCCTGCACCTCGGCGCATACCTGCACCGGCGATGGCGGCGGCATGGTGCTGCGCGCCGGCCTGCCGCTGCAGGACATGGAATTCATCCAGTTCCACCCGACCGGCATCTATGGCTCGGGCTGCCTCGTCACCGAGGGCGCCCGCGGCGAAGGCGGCTATCTCGTCAATTCCGAGGGCGAGCGCTTCATGGAGCGTTACGCGCCCTCCGCCAAGGACCTCGCCTCGCGCGACGTCGTCTCGCGCTCGATGACCATCGAGATCCGCGAAGGCCGCGGCGTCGGCAAGAAGAAGGACCACATCTACCTGCACCTCGATCATCTCGATCCCAAGGTACTGAACGAACGGCTTCCGGGCATTTCCGAATCGGCGAAGATTTTCGCCAATGTCGACGTTACCCGTGAGCCGATCCCGATCGTGCCGACCGTGCATTACAACATGGGCGGCATTCCGACCAATTATCACGCCGAAGTGCTGACCAAGAGGGACGGCGACGACAATGCCGTGGTGCCCGGCCTGATGGCGATCGGCGAAGCCGCCTGCGTGTCCGTGCACGGCGCCAACCGGCTCGGCTCCAACTCGCTGATCGACCTCGTCGTGTTCGGCCGCGCCGCCGCGCTGCGGCTTGCGGAAAAGCTGACGCCGAACGGCAAGCAGCCGGACCTGCCGAAGGATTCGTCCGATCTGGCGCTCGGCCGGCTCGACCATTATCGCTACGCCTCCGGCGGCACGCCGACCGCAAAACTGCGCGAAGGCATGCAGCACGTCATGCAGAGCAATTGCGCGGTGTTCCGCACCGGCGAGATCCTGCACGAAGGCCAGAACCTGATCCACAAGGTCCATGGCGGCATCGGCGACGTCGCGACGACCGACCGCTCGCTAGTCTGGAATTCCGACCTGATCGAAACGCTCGAATTCGACAATCTGATCGTGCAGGCGGTCGTCACCATGGATTCGGCGGCGAACCGCACCGAAAGCCGCGGCGCGCATGCGCGCGAGGACTTTTCCGAGCGCGACGACAAGAACTGGATGAAGCACACGCTGGCCTGGATCGACGATCACGGCAACACCACGATCGACTATCGCCCCGTGCACAATTACACGATGACGAACGACGTTCAGTACATCCCGCCGAAGGCGCGGGTTTATTGA
- a CDS encoding succinate dehydrogenase iron-sulfur subunit, giving the protein MAEFTLPKNSKITGGKAWPKPAGATETREFRVYRWNPDDGKNPSVDTYHVDINDCGPMVLDGLIWIKNNIDPTLTFRRSCREGVCGSCAMNIDGQNTLACTKSMHDVAAGGAVKVNPLPHQPVVKDLVPDLTNFYAQYASIEPWLKTTTPTPQKEWKQSHEDREKLDGLYECILCACCSTSCPSYWWNSDRFLGPAALLQANRWVTDSRDEATGERLDNLEDPFRLYRCHTIMNCAKACPKGLNPSEAIAELKLKMVERQI; this is encoded by the coding sequence ATGGCTGAATTCACACTTCCCAAGAACTCAAAGATCACCGGCGGCAAGGCCTGGCCGAAACCGGCGGGCGCGACCGAGACGCGCGAGTTCCGGGTCTATCGCTGGAACCCGGACGACGGCAAGAACCCGAGCGTCGACACCTATCATGTCGACATCAATGATTGCGGGCCGATGGTGCTGGACGGCCTGATCTGGATCAAGAACAACATCGACCCCACGTTGACCTTCCGCCGCTCCTGCCGCGAAGGCGTCTGCGGCTCCTGCGCCATGAACATCGACGGCCAGAACACGCTGGCCTGTACCAAGTCGATGCACGACGTCGCTGCGGGCGGCGCGGTGAAGGTCAATCCGCTGCCGCACCAGCCGGTCGTGAAGGACCTGGTCCCGGATCTGACCAATTTCTACGCGCAATACGCTTCCATCGAGCCGTGGCTGAAGACGACCACGCCGACGCCGCAGAAGGAATGGAAACAGAGCCACGAGGACCGCGAGAAGCTCGACGGCCTCTACGAATGCATTCTCTGCGCCTGCTGCTCGACCTCCTGCCCGAGCTATTGGTGGAACAGCGACCGCTTCCTGGGACCGGCGGCACTCTTGCAGGCAAACCGCTGGGTGACGGATTCCCGCGATGAAGCCACCGGCGAGCGGCTCGACAACCTCGAAGATCCGTTCCGGCTCTACCGCTGCCACACCATCATGAACTGCGCCAAGGCGTGCCCGAAGGGCCTCAACCCGTCGGAAGCAATCGCCGAGCTCAAGCTGAAGATGGTCGAGCGCCAGATCTAG
- a CDS encoding hybrid sensor histidine kinase/response regulator, with the protein MQTAQRNSLRLLQWMMVASLALPLALFVFASAVSWVSIRETADREIEHSLDVAHEHALKVFETIDRSLSEMAEIIRDVPDADIVAREQTLHLRLKRLVISLPQVKSAWIFDAKGHALVNSLVVPAPGIDFSDRDYFKAHVDADIGTYIGEALKPRPPYQGAAFFGVSRRRPSEDGSFAGVLQASVFPEYFENYYARLGREPGSYFALGRADGTVLARFPISDRDIRLDRNGPIGKLVSANPMAGLITVTSPTDGVERRLGYRRLAEYPIYIGAGLETSAIRARWLSTTSQHLIFGAPATALLFALLGLALRRTRHLHLEAERRQQAEEALKHGQRLEALGRLTGGVAHDFNNLLTVIRASVDLLRRPDLPDARRLRYVDAISDTVTRAAKLTGQLLAFARRQTLKPEVFDVGRSVQMLSEMIGTLVGPRIEIVILGPDEPCFVNADASQFETAIINIAVNARDAMEGHGRLTMAVGMAASLPNAAPLPQHPYGYVAVSVADTGSGIPPDRLERIFEPFFTTKQAGHGTGLGLSQVFGFAKQSGGEVAVASEVGKGSIFTLYLPRTARSGKSRQPAADAAAIDGSGMSVLVVEDNAEVGRFTTDALAELGYATKLVGNATHALEELASSAERFDAVFTDVVMPGMSGIELAQEIRRRHPQLPVVLTSGYSHVLSEHGSHGFELLQKPYSIEQLSRVLHRVARRDVAQAAASASS; encoded by the coding sequence GTGCAGACCGCGCAACGTAATTCGTTGAGACTGTTGCAATGGATGATGGTCGCCTCGCTGGCCCTTCCGTTGGCGCTCTTTGTATTTGCGTCCGCCGTCTCCTGGGTCTCGATCCGCGAAACCGCCGATCGCGAAATCGAGCATTCGCTGGATGTCGCGCACGAGCACGCGCTGAAAGTATTCGAGACCATCGACCGCAGCCTGTCGGAGATGGCCGAGATCATCCGCGACGTTCCCGATGCCGACATCGTGGCCCGCGAGCAGACGCTGCATCTGCGGCTGAAGCGACTGGTCATCTCGCTGCCGCAGGTGAAGTCGGCCTGGATCTTCGACGCCAAGGGCCACGCCCTCGTCAACAGCCTTGTCGTCCCGGCGCCAGGGATCGATTTTTCCGACCGGGACTATTTCAAGGCCCACGTTGACGCCGACATTGGAACCTATATCGGTGAAGCGCTGAAACCGCGGCCGCCCTATCAGGGCGCCGCGTTCTTTGGCGTCAGCCGGCGGCGCCCGAGCGAGGACGGCAGCTTCGCCGGCGTGCTGCAGGCTTCCGTATTCCCGGAATATTTCGAGAATTACTACGCCCGGCTCGGCCGCGAGCCCGGCAGCTACTTTGCGCTCGGCCGCGCCGACGGCACGGTGCTGGCGCGCTTTCCCATCAGCGACCGCGACATCCGCCTCGACCGCAACGGGCCGATCGGAAAACTGGTCTCGGCCAATCCCATGGCCGGCCTCATCACCGTGACCTCGCCGACCGACGGTGTCGAACGCCGCCTCGGCTATCGGCGGCTCGCGGAATATCCGATCTATATCGGCGCGGGCCTCGAGACTTCGGCGATCCGCGCGCGCTGGCTGTCCACCACGAGCCAGCATCTGATCTTCGGCGCGCCGGCCACCGCGCTGCTGTTTGCCTTGCTGGGGCTGGCCTTGCGCCGCACGCGCCATCTTCATCTCGAGGCCGAAAGGCGGCAGCAGGCCGAGGAAGCGCTGAAGCACGGCCAGCGGCTGGAGGCGCTGGGCCGGCTGACCGGCGGCGTTGCACACGACTTCAACAATCTGCTCACCGTGATCCGTGCTTCCGTCGACCTGCTGCGGCGCCCCGACCTGCCGGATGCGCGCCGGCTGCGCTATGTCGATGCGATCTCGGATACGGTAACCCGCGCCGCCAAGCTGACCGGACAGTTGCTGGCCTTCGCGCGGCGGCAGACGCTGAAGCCGGAGGTGTTCGACGTCGGCAGAAGCGTGCAGATGCTCAGCGAAATGATCGGCACGCTGGTCGGTCCGCGGATCGAGATTGTCATCCTCGGGCCGGACGAGCCGTGCTTCGTCAACGCCGACGCCAGCCAGTTCGAGACGGCCATTATCAACATCGCCGTCAACGCGCGGGACGCCATGGAGGGTCATGGACGGTTGACGATGGCGGTGGGAATGGCGGCCAGCCTGCCCAATGCCGCCCCGCTGCCGCAACATCCCTATGGCTATGTAGCCGTATCCGTCGCCGACACCGGCAGCGGCATTCCGCCGGATCGGCTCGAACGCATCTTCGAACCCTTCTTCACGACCAAGCAGGCCGGCCATGGTACCGGGCTCGGCCTGTCGCAGGTGTTCGGCTTCGCCAAGCAATCCGGCGGCGAAGTAGCCGTCGCCAGCGAAGTCGGCAAAGGCAGCATTTTCACGCTGTATCTGCCGCGCACCGCCCGCAGCGGGAAATCGCGACAGCCGGCGGCAGATGCCGCCGCGATCGATGGGAGCGGGATGTCGGTGCTGGTGGTCGAGGACAATGCCGAGGTCGGACGCTTCACGACCGATGCACTGGCCGAGCTCGGCTACGCTACCAAACTCGTCGGCAACGCTACGCATGCGCTCGAAGAACTCGCAAGCAGCGCCGAGCGATTCGACGCCGTGTTCACTGACGTCGTGATGCCCGGAATGTCCGGCATCGAACTCGCCCAGGAAATCCGCCGCCGCCATCCCCAGCTGCCGGTCGTGTTGACCAGCGGCTACAGCCACGTGCTGTCGGAGCACGGCAGCCACGGTTTCGAGCTGCTGCAAAAACCCTATTCGATCGAGCAGCTCTCCCGCGTGCTGCACCGTGTTGCCCGGCGAGACGTTGCACAAGCAGCGGCCTCCGCATCATCCTGA
- a CDS encoding ABC transporter ATP-binding protein/permease, whose amino-acid sequence MGKATVKSSAKKPNEPAKASKKPDAGASTPDSEEKAELAEVVAETGDHVAPPPPEVVEPDPELSPEEAEQARKDYLLTRFWISARGYWGRNGDRLAWLFSIGLLLLIVANVGFQYGINVWNRAIFDAIEKRDAATVYYLAAVFFPLAIGSVLLGVAQVFARMGIQRRWRAWLTSAVLSRWLSNGRYYQLNLVGGDHKNPEYRIAEDLRIATDSPVDFVAGVTSAFLSAATFIVVLWTIGGALTLTVGGSTITIPGFLVIAAIIYAAIASGSITAIGHSFVQVSEDKNQAEAEYRYVLTRVRENGESIALLGGEEEERDGIDRTFSNVLRQWARVAGQHMRTTLVSQGSGLIAPVVPLLLCAPKYLDGSMTLGQVMQAASAFTIVQTAFGWLVDNYPRLADWNAGARRIASLMMSLDGLERAEQGDGIGRIERGETKGDAMLSLNDLSVTLDDGTAVVDETEIVIEPGERLLVAGESGTGKSTLIRALAGLWPWGGGSINFHPDRRLFMLPQKPYIPSGTLRRAITYPGAADDWLTEQICDALHKVGLDHLKEKIEEEGPWDQTLSGGEKQRLAFARLLLHNPDIVVLDEATSALDEKSQDKMMEIVIKELPNATIVSVAHRAELEAFHSRKIVLERRKGGAKLVSDVALIPRKDKRRLLGRFLRHRKTAKKAA is encoded by the coding sequence ATGGGCAAAGCAACCGTCAAATCTTCAGCGAAAAAACCGAACGAGCCCGCCAAGGCAAGCAAGAAACCGGACGCCGGCGCAAGCACGCCGGATTCCGAAGAAAAGGCCGAACTCGCCGAAGTCGTTGCCGAAACCGGCGATCACGTCGCACCGCCGCCGCCGGAGGTCGTCGAGCCGGATCCGGAATTGTCCCCTGAAGAGGCCGAACAGGCCCGCAAGGATTACCTGCTGACGCGGTTCTGGATCAGCGCGCGCGGCTATTGGGGCCGCAACGGCGACCGGTTGGCGTGGCTGTTCTCGATCGGCCTGCTGCTCCTGATCGTCGCCAATGTCGGCTTTCAATACGGCATCAACGTCTGGAATCGCGCAATCTTCGACGCCATCGAGAAGCGCGATGCCGCGACCGTGTACTATCTCGCCGCGGTGTTCTTTCCGCTTGCGATCGGCAGCGTGCTGCTCGGCGTGGCGCAGGTGTTCGCCCGCATGGGCATCCAGCGCCGCTGGCGCGCCTGGCTGACCAGTGCGGTGTTATCGCGCTGGCTTTCCAACGGCCGCTACTACCAGCTCAACCTCGTCGGCGGCGATCACAAGAATCCGGAATATCGCATCGCCGAGGATCTGCGGATCGCGACCGACTCGCCGGTGGATTTCGTCGCCGGCGTCACGTCGGCATTCCTCTCGGCGGCCACCTTCATCGTCGTGCTCTGGACCATCGGTGGCGCGCTGACGCTGACGGTGGGCGGCTCCACCATCACCATTCCCGGCTTCCTCGTGATCGCCGCGATCATCTATGCCGCAATCGCCTCCGGCTCGATCACGGCGATCGGACATAGTTTCGTGCAGGTGTCCGAAGACAAAAACCAGGCCGAGGCCGAATACCGTTATGTCCTGACCCGCGTGCGCGAGAACGGCGAAAGCATCGCGCTACTCGGCGGCGAAGAGGAAGAGCGTGACGGCATCGACAGGACGTTTTCAAACGTGCTGCGGCAATGGGCGCGCGTGGCGGGGCAACATATGCGCACCACGCTGGTATCGCAGGGATCGGGCCTCATCGCACCGGTCGTTCCACTGCTGCTATGTGCACCGAAATATCTCGACGGCAGCATGACGCTCGGACAGGTGATGCAGGCGGCGTCCGCGTTCACCATCGTGCAGACTGCATTCGGCTGGCTGGTCGACAATTATCCGCGGCTGGCCGACTGGAACGCCGGGGCGCGCCGGATCGCCTCATTGATGATGTCGCTCGACGGCCTTGAGCGCGCCGAACAGGGCGACGGCATCGGCCGCATCGAACGCGGTGAGACCAAAGGCGACGCCATGCTGAGTCTCAACGATCTCTCGGTGACGCTCGACGACGGCACTGCTGTTGTCGACGAAACCGAAATCGTGATCGAACCCGGCGAGCGACTATTGGTGGCTGGCGAGTCCGGCACCGGCAAGAGCACGCTGATCCGCGCGCTCGCCGGGCTGTGGCCCTGGGGCGGGGGCAGCATCAACTTCCACCCCGACCGCCGGCTCTTCATGCTGCCGCAAAAGCCGTACATCCCCTCCGGTACGCTGCGGCGCGCGATCACCTATCCCGGCGCGGCCGATGACTGGCTCACGGAGCAGATCTGCGACGCGCTGCATAAGGTCGGCCTCGACCATCTCAAGGAGAAGATCGAGGAAGAGGGACCATGGGACCAGACGCTGTCCGGCGGCGAGAAGCAGCGGCTGGCATTCGCGCGGCTGTTGCTGCACAACCCCGATATTGTGGTGCTGGACGAGGCGACGTCGGCGCTCGATGAAAAGAGCCAGGACAAGATGATGGAGATCGTCATCAAGGAGCTACCGAACGCAACCATCGTCAGCGTCGCCCACCGCGCCGAGCTGGAGGCATTCCATAGCCGCAAGATCGTGCTGGAGCGGCGCAAGGGCGGCGCCAAGCTGGTCAGCGACGTCGCCCTGATCCCGCGCAAGGACAAACGCCGCCTGCTCGGCCGCTTCCTGCGCCATCGGAAGACCGCGAAGAAAGCGGCGTAG